From the genome of Sulfitobacter sp. DSM 110093, one region includes:
- a CDS encoding ABC transporter ATP-binding protein: protein MNDPILRLSGISKAYNPGAPNEVHVLRAIDLEVAAGEVVALVAPSGAGKSTLLHIAGLLDTADSGTVEIAGDDLTGQSDRKRTGVRRADVGFIYQFHHLLPEFTALENIVLPQLANGVARSAAEARGHELLAEVGISDRADHRPAAMSGGEQQRVAFCRALANEPRLLLADEPTGNLDPTTSDQVFGALMTLVRSTGLAAVIATHNLELAARMDRQIRLEAGQLVPV from the coding sequence ATGAATGACCCGATCCTGCGCCTGAGCGGCATTTCCAAAGCCTATAATCCCGGCGCCCCGAATGAGGTTCACGTCCTGCGTGCCATTGACCTAGAGGTCGCGGCTGGTGAAGTCGTGGCGCTGGTCGCCCCTTCTGGAGCGGGCAAATCGACGCTGCTGCACATCGCGGGGCTGCTGGACACGGCAGACAGCGGCACGGTTGAGATCGCGGGTGATGATCTGACCGGCCAGAGCGATCGCAAGCGTACCGGCGTGCGGCGTGCGGATGTGGGATTTATCTATCAGTTCCACCATCTGCTGCCTGAGTTCACAGCGCTTGAAAACATCGTCTTGCCCCAGCTTGCCAACGGTGTGGCACGCTCTGCTGCCGAGGCGCGGGGGCACGAGTTGTTGGCCGAGGTGGGCATCTCTGACCGCGCCGATCACCGGCCTGCGGCGATGTCTGGCGGAGAGCAACAGCGGGTGGCTTTCTGTCGCGCGCTGGCCAATGAGCCGCGTCTGTTACTGGCGGATGAGCCAACGGGCAACCTTGATCCGACGACCTCGGACCAAGTTTTTGGCGCGCTGATGACGCTGGTGCGCAGCACCGGGTTGGCCGCCGTGATTGCCACGCATAACTTGGAGCTGGCCGCGCGGATGGACCGTCAAATCAGGCTGGAGGCGGGGCAGTTGGTGCCCGTTTGA
- a CDS encoding lipoprotein-releasing ABC transporter permease subunit, which produces MASKPTRTAPFAAFEWMIAWRYLRARRAEGGVSVMTWISLIGITLAVFALIATLSVRSGFRAEFVDTILGANAHVTVYTMGEVQENGQIDRTIANYTEMAAEVAKVPGVTRVAPLVRQQVMANRRQSNAGVEVFGIASDDLMTIPGIQPSERSFGDIGRFEEGIAIGSGVAQSLGVDVGDTIKLISPNGVKTAFGTSPRVNGYEVVYVFSAGRYDIDKTRVYLPIAEAQSFFNREGVADELEVMVEDPESVDAMARALMQAAGDNAQVWTWRDASGSFLSALDIEDRVMFVILSVLVLIAAMNIVSGLIMLVKNKGRDIGILRTMGLSEGSVLRVFFICGAFTGIIGTVAGVVLGCLFAVYVDQIFAFVNYLSGGNAWDASIRGIYFLPAKLQLGDVLSAVGLSLGLSFVVTIFPARRAARMNPVEALRYE; this is translated from the coding sequence ATGGCCAGCAAACCCACACGCACCGCCCCATTCGCGGCCTTTGAATGGATGATCGCTTGGCGCTACCTACGCGCCCGCCGCGCCGAGGGCGGGGTGAGTGTGATGACGTGGATCAGCCTCATCGGCATTACGCTGGCCGTTTTCGCGCTGATCGCCACCCTTTCGGTGCGGTCAGGCTTTCGCGCGGAGTTCGTGGATACGATCCTTGGCGCCAATGCGCATGTCACCGTCTACACGATGGGCGAGGTGCAGGAAAACGGCCAGATCGACCGCACCATCGCCAACTATACCGAGATGGCCGCCGAGGTCGCAAAAGTGCCCGGCGTGACCCGCGTGGCCCCCTTGGTGCGTCAGCAGGTCATGGCCAATCGGCGGCAGTCCAACGCGGGCGTCGAGGTCTTTGGCATTGCATCGGATGATCTGATGACCATCCCCGGCATCCAGCCTTCAGAGCGTTCCTTCGGCGATATTGGCCGGTTCGAGGAAGGCATCGCCATCGGCAGCGGTGTGGCGCAAAGCTTGGGCGTGGATGTCGGCGACACGATCAAGCTGATCTCTCCCAATGGGGTGAAGACGGCCTTTGGCACCAGCCCGCGTGTGAACGGCTATGAGGTGGTCTATGTCTTTTCCGCTGGGCGGTATGACATCGACAAGACAAGGGTCTATCTGCCGATTGCCGAGGCGCAGAGCTTTTTCAACCGCGAGGGCGTGGCGGATGAGTTGGAGGTCATGGTCGAAGACCCCGAGAGTGTTGACGCCATGGCGCGCGCGTTGATGCAAGCGGCGGGGGATAATGCGCAGGTCTGGACATGGCGCGATGCCTCGGGCTCGTTCCTTAGCGCACTGGATATCGAGGACAGGGTGATGTTCGTGATCCTTTCGGTGCTGGTGTTGATCGCCGCGATGAACATCGTCTCGGGGCTGATCATGCTGGTCAAGAACAAGGGCCGCGACATCGGCATTCTGCGCACCATGGGGCTGTCTGAAGGATCGGTGCTGCGGGTCTTTTTCATCTGCGGGGCCTTCACGGGAATCATAGGCACGGTGGCGGGTGTGGTGCTTGGCTGTCTCTTTGCGGTCTACGTCGATCAGATTTTCGCCTTTGTGAATTACCTCAGCGGCGGCAACGCTTGGGATGCGTCGATCCGCGGTATTTATTTCTTGCCTGCAAAGCTGCAATTGGGCGATGTGCTCTCTGCCGTGGGGCTGTCGTTGGGGCTATCTTTTGTTGTTACGATCTTTCCTGCCCGCCGTGCGGCGCGGATGAACCCTGTAGAGGCTTTGCGCTATGAATGA